The following coding sequences are from one Triticum aestivum cultivar Chinese Spring chromosome 5A, IWGSC CS RefSeq v2.1, whole genome shotgun sequence window:
- the LOC123101910 gene encoding protein yippee-like: MGRLFLTSLAPATGTIYCCKHCDSHLAYAQHIISKMFRCKHGKAYLFDKVVNVVAGESEDDRMMTTGLHTVRDIFCVACGAILGWKYVSAFDKDQRYKEGKFILERCKIHSGGGGPPDRIQLWAEHDARISSSEDDDQGAV; this comes from the exons ATGGGGCGGCTGTTCCTGACCAGCCTGGCGCCGGCGACCGGCACCATCTACTGCTGCAAGCACTGCGACTCCCACCTCGCCTACGCCCAGCACATCATCTCCAAG ATGTTCCGCTGCAAGCACGGCAAGGCCTACCTCTTCGACAAGGT CGTGAACGTGGTCGCCGGGGAGAGTGAGGACGACCGGATGATGACCACGGGCCTGCACACCGTCCGCGACATCTTCTGCGTCGCCTGCGGAGCCATCCTCGGCTGGAAATAC GTGTCTGCATTTGACAAGGATCAGAGGTATAAGGAGGGCAAGTTCATCCTGGAGAG GTGCAAGATCCATTCGGGCGGAGGCGGCCCTCCCGACCGCATCCAGCTGTGGGCTGAGCATGACGCTCGCATAAGTTCCAGCGAGGATGACGACCAGGGCGCCGTGTGA